The sequence below is a genomic window from Oreochromis niloticus isolate F11D_XX linkage group LG3, O_niloticus_UMD_NMBU, whole genome shotgun sequence.
AGGGGTGGAAAATTCAAATGATTTACTTCAAAAATTGTATACTTTGAAAAAAGTTTatcagttttttctttaaaaataaaaaattaagtcAAAGTTCAGCTCAGTTTGAAACCAATGTCGTTCAAGAAGTATTTAACTCCACAtaagtgaaaagaaaattaatCTTTCTTACTTTACTTATGTCCTGAAGCACTGAGTATACTGTACAGCAAATGAATATCCGTgtgctttttgtactgtatctgcCATGTTTTACAGCTGGGAAAGTTTGTTAGGGAACTTCCAACAGTGAAGCATGAGACAGGTTTGACACAACAGCAATCAGAATGCCATAACTGGTTTTATACTAATCCTGAGATAAGGCATGTGAAATCAAAACAGTTTTAAGCctaaaattaaattaacaaaaacaattattaaaaagtaataataaaaatatccaACAACtgaaggaagaaaataaaaggaaGTCTGAGTTTGATGGAAGGTTAaagtatttaaaacattttgtcatGAAAAAGAACTATGCAAACATTTGTTTGTATAACCTTTTTAGAACTTTGATGttcattgttttttgttgacATTCATCAGTTAAGTTCCTTATccaaatatataaaacaaaaacaggcttCACTGTGACAATGACATGCTGTTGGACAGTGATGTACATCTACCAGTTTCCCTGCTATGACTCACCTTTGGGACAGTCTAGGTATGATCAAGCATTTCCAAAGCGCTGTTGGACATTTACATTGGCTAAACGTTAAAGTCTAACCTACAGAATatataaatgacatttttaatgtaGAAAGTGGAGTTACCATATCAATTTATTTTAACCATTTGAATCACTCAAAGCTTTCTTGTGAGTGTTGGAGGTGGTGAGTAGAGCCATTCCCCATTTTTTTCCTACCAGCAGTAGGTTACTGGATTTATGATTTTTAGTAAAGTCACCAATTACTATACCTTCAAGTCTTTATCAACTACCCCACCAGCCAGTACGCCAGCTTGTGAGTATAAGTGAAAAGAAGAAGCATATAGAAAACATCAAGTCAATAGATTTGGGATATCCAGTACACATCTGAGTGTGAGAGTGCTTGAATTGATGGGGTGCTCAAACGCCAAAATATCATGTCAGTCTTGATTCACTGCAGTGTAATTATTGTAtaattttatgtgtgtgtgtgcatgtgtatacaCACAGAAGAAAGTTTGGAGTTTGATTCCACCACCTGGGTACTCTGGCtgcctcccacagtccaaagacatgaaggtagtggggttaggttaattgataattctaaattgcccataggtgcaaatggttgtttgtctctatgtgttagccctgccaCAGACTGAAGACCTGTCCATGGTGTTCCCTGCTTGTTCCTCTGTGGTTgctaggataggctccagccctccCTGCGAGCCTGACAAGGAAAAGTGGAAGAGAATGACTGGATGGATAACTAGGCCACCTGAGACAGTGTCCTGTTCACTAGGTGTCCTGTTTTAGGATCATATATGAATTTTTATTAGAAGATCTTTGTAAAATTGTTTACAGTCAACTAAATTTAGAATAACAATGCACCTCAAGTCTGCAGAATAAGTTATGGTAGAGTAAGAGGTGAGTCACCTCCCTGATACTGAAAACAAAGAGTTAACCCAGAAGTTACCTCATTAAGCCCAAAACCTGCTTCATAGTTGAGCCACACAGAGACTCCACAAATTGACTCTGCTTTTTCAACAGTTGCACAACAAACTGACACAACTCTGTGTCAGTTCTGTGCTATCTCTCATGACCTGAGTATTGTGCTTTTGATGTCTTACTGACCAAACCACAGACTGTCGTGGAGAGCTTTTTAGTTTTCCTCTcacacacttttctttttgttctcatTCTGTCACTGTCATGATTGTGTCTGAACAAACCTTTCAAAGCATTCATACAAAATTGAACCGTGTCTGAATCACTGACTGATGAATCACGAGGTAACGTTACATATACCACATCTGAAATACACCCTTTTTAGTCTGGAAAGAAATGATGATTCAATTGCTGCAGCTCTGAAGACAAAGATGTCCATGTCAGAACCATTGTGCAAGTGTTGCACAGCTGATCATTGTTCAGAATTGCTCCACTTTAAACACTAACAATAGCAGTCACAGTTTCTTTCTAAAAGATGTGTTCCTGTGATAAACTGACTTTATTTCTTGCTTTGTAAGTTTGTCTGTCAGCATTCAACGTCAAAGTAGCAAATGCAGTTTGTTCACCTACTAAAAAATTActgaaacaaatatattttcagCTCTCTTTAGATCTGTAATCTAAATGCCTAAAATGACAAACACaaattttcttttgtgtcaAATGTACATAAAGATTGATTGCAGAGATTTGCATATCATTTATGCAatatcatttatatttatatttatatttatttaattatcaatatatttatgtatatcaTTTGCCCTAACCTAAATATAACTGAACACTGTATAATGATGATGTTTAATGTTGAATGTGACACAGAAAAAACTCAAAGGGCAAGAGCTTTAATGCAGCTGTATCATGAACCAGAGGTCAGAGCAACGTCGCTTGCCTCTGCATCACTGATCCTTTTTTCCTGTTAGTGAAATCCAGCTTGCGAGGCATTACGTAGCACCAATATCTTTTTCCCCCTAAAAAGAAGTTACATCGATGTAGCCTACTGCTAATAATGCACCTAAATACCTCTAGAGCTacatgtaaatttaaatgtttgatGATGTGGAGTTCATTCTCCATTTTCAAAGTAAGAAGCAACGATACCTTAAATTGcattttaagttgtttttgaTTGTGCCCACATTAAAGCAAATGATTATCATGCCCTATTATGCAccttcatttgtatttatataATTGCGTGGAATGAGTTTTGAGTTGAGTGTTTTTTAATGGCCaaaaagtatttaaataaataacttgaGAGTTAAATTTGTCTtgtctatttctttttttggtgaTTCATGACTCAAAACAGTGACCCGAACCCAACTGCGAGCTTTTTGATCCGTTGCACTACTAGTATTGACTGTGGTACATTTTACCATGCGCAAAAGACACTAACGAAACATGGAGCTTGCACTCTCTGTGATCTGTTGTGAACAGAAATAACTTTTGTTTCACAAAACCAATTGTGTTAATCACTATTACAACTAAAAGATTGGattggattgcatttatatagcgctttttgagaccctcaaagcgGTTTACatttccactattcattcacacactggtggaggctacagttgtagccacagctgccctggggcagactgacagaagcgaacCTGCCGTATCgagccatcggcccctctggccatcaccagtaggtgaagtgtcttgcccaaggacacaacgaccgagacagACAGGGCAGgtgatcgaaccggcaaccttccagttacaagatgagcttcccaaccccctgaaccactGTCGCCCCCCAAAAgatgaaattaaaaacaaatctgtgaaAAAGGTCTTGAcaaatgtttgttgttgttctgacAAATTCAAAACAACTTTGTTTAAATATACTTAAAAATATGCTTGTGCTTCTTATAAGTGGTTTAGACTGCTGCATTGGTGAAATCCCCATCTGACTGTAATGTTTGAAAGACGTTTCCTCATTCCAGGTAATTTTCTGGTTTACAAACTGAGTCAGTTTctgtgtgtggaaaaaaaaacatcagacaaAAGGACAGAGAGTGAAAGAGAGGCTGTCTTTGGAAGTACAGGTGTTCGTGTTCTCAGTGATTTCTGCCTTTGTGCAGAGACACACATTCATCATGTCGCTCTCTGTGACATCGTTGGTGCTGCTGATGGTTTGCGGCACTCAGGCTTCACATTTTTTAGGCACAGTCATGACCTACTACCCAAAGGACACTTTTGCAAATGGATCTGTCACAGTacgtacattttctttcttaaaataatgtatttacttttaaaaatcttaCAAGACCTCAGTGAACACTTTGTGGCTGTAAATTTACAGGTAACACTTCGGTATAAGCTGAACTTCCATGGCTGCACAGCTGATAACTGGCTGTGCCTCAGTGGTGACTGTGGGACTGAAACCCACACACTATATGTGGTAAAACAGGAGAGCAGTGGAGACTGGTGTCAGAGAGAGGGAATCATGACTCGACAGGTTTCCAGCAACGCTCCGTTTGAGCTTTGGTGAGTGTACAACAACAGGAAAAAgtcatttgtaaaaacttttttaaaatatcagtGATGGGcaacaaaaccaaaccaaaccacgTTTCCCGAAAACTTCAAGgccaaacaaaaaataatgttttagaGAAGTGAAGAATTATGTTAATGATCAGCTCTGCTGTATTGGTGGCTCATGATTAActaataatttattaaaacattttatattcagactttaaaaactgaatttctGATCAATTTCCACTGAAGGTTGAATAGTGCTGCCTGGATATCAAACATCAATAACATTGTATCATGGAGAGCTGTGACTCGGGTGGAACTGAGGAACCGCTCTGACACCGGCAAAGCCAACACATCACCTCAGACCACCATCCTACCAGCTGTGAGGTAAGCCCACTTAATGTGTGTCTATGTTTGTAAGCgtagttttcttttatatttcatattttacgTTTATCCCTTtcatattaaaatgtatttaacaaaGTATTTATCACCTGTTCTTTACATTGAAATGAATACAGCAAATAAAGCTACAATCTTTGTTTCTCAGAGTTCCTTCAAACTGTCAGAGAGATTTCAGCCTGTTGATGTTTGACCCTGAtggagacaaagttaaatgCAGATATGGAAACTCCTCACTCTCAGAGTGTAACCCCTGCACTCCACCGTCTGTCCTCAGCCTCTCATCGGTGAGCAATGATTGTTACTCTCAGAGACAGGCAAAGACCGAAAGCTGGCACAGACAGTCACACAACGTTGTGACGGGAATATTTTAATTGAATTACAATTCATATAAATTTTGTAGAAGCTAAAGTTTATCCAAAACAAGtgttttttcaacatttttttatCCTTGAATTTAATTacataacagaaaacattttagtTATTTTGACTTCAAGCCCATTTTCGTCCTCTTGCAGTCCTCTTGTACTCTGTCATTCAGCCCCACCAGCAGCAGTAATGAAGGTTCGTATGTAGTACAACTGGTGATGGAGGACTTCCCCAGACAGACCATCACTCTGACTCAAACCAACGGGACACAAACAACAATAACTACCAACGATGCCATCAGCAAAATACCGATTCAGTTTGCTTTGAAAGGTACCAATAAAGTTTCATTATCTTAAAATGAAAGCACTAAAGAGCTGCTGCTGACGATGAAGGCCTCACGTACTGAGGTGTTTGACCAGCAGTGTCATCAGGACTGATTCTCTGGACCAACAAATATTAATCTGTCCAGCAGATATTTTACTGTGGATCATCTTTGCATCCTGTGGTTAACTTCTCTGTATTCTTCCAGTTGATCCTGCAGTACCATCCTGCACAGAAGGACTCTTTCTGCCCACGTTTCTTCCTCCAACACCAGCCAACAGAGCTCAGCTCTACAACAATGTCAGTCAGACTCTGGAAATTAACATCACTGCAGAGGCACTTAACTCCACGTAAGTAAAACACAGTTAAAGATATAAAAGTTTCAATATTTAATTCAGGGCAGCCTCTGGGTAGACATGAGATATCATCCTACAAGTCATGGATCTAACAGAAATGAGTGatgaaaaatcaaaaatatgTTTCAGGTTATCAGGTTACATGTGTGAGATGATCTTTAGTATTACAAAACTCCAGTGCTGATGTACAAGATTACAGTCAGGAGTCAAGTTAGATGACACAGTAAGTGAAAAACAGCCAAGACCACACAGATATAAGGACATGAATACAAAAAGATTAAGTAAAACAACAGTAAACATTGAAAGTTAGACAACATGAAATACTTCCAAGGTTGGTTTggtatatacaaaaaaaaaaaaaaaaaaaaaagctgtgttCTAGTTGGAAAGCAAAAGAAATATGCTATAGACTAACTTTTTGTCATGGTTGCactggtgcgcctaactttttttcttaggtgcaccagtgcaaaagttaggtgcacccaaacTTTTGAAGCGCATTGCTttacaccgcagttttacatgttcccttgttttttacattgctgtccatacagtcaatattgatttgtaaatgattaaataaCAATCTTGTAAACagaaagttctttatttggagcacagttctacaagaaagataagttaccatattttttggaccataaggtgtactggattataaggcgcattaagcgaaaccaaacagataagtcaaactttactcagctcattcttcttgcttcctccacttctgtaccactgattcattaatgttgaattctctggcaacTGCTCTATTCCCGTGTTCTACTGCGCGATTGACAGAGTTTGAAATCCACTTCGtgagcatgtctcttaacaggtgcatTTTTGGGGTCCAACAGAATATCTCAATATCTGAATATCTTACCTTGGGCATCTGAGAGGTTCAGCCCTTGGCTATCTCTTATTGGTTAAGGCCACGATATGGGCATAATGTTGTCTGCTGCTGGCCACACAGAGACTTTGAGAGTTGCAGAAAAATTGGGGTTTTTTGCTCGAATGGCTAGTCACAGCAGTGCGACCTAGGA
It includes:
- the LOC109197005 gene encoding uncharacterized protein LOC109197005 isoform X2, whose protein sequence is MSLSVTSLVLLMVCGTQASHFLGTVMTYYPKDTFANGSVTVTLRYKLNFHGCTADNWLCLSGDCGTETHTLYVVKQESSGDWCQREGIMTRQVSSNAPFELWLNSAAWISNINNIVSWRAVTRVELRNRSDTGKANTSPQTTILPAVRVPSNCQRDFSLLMFDPDGDKVKCRYGNSSLSECNPCTPPSVLSLSSSSCTLSFSPTSSSNEGSYVVQLVMEDFPRQTITLTQTNGTQTTITTNDAISKIPIQFALKVDPAVPSCTEGLFLPTFLPPTPANRAQLYNNVSQTLEINITAEALNSTISELLYSGPYSLISSTSGPGQFTLRWTSSESEGGQSLPICFVVQAVFNGTKYHSELRCVTVTVANRPIITTTTTVPATTTTNTPSTTLPTSTTPSEPSYVAVFQMKITSLVDLSKIDRDTFLTQIKNLLISKGLPQHMIVRLISSKPQIGPTAAPSTGTT
- the LOC109197005 gene encoding uncharacterized protein LOC109197005 isoform X1; its protein translation is MSLSVTSLVLLMVCGTQASHFLGTVMTYYPKDTFANGSVTVTLRYKLNFHGCTADNWLCLSGDCGTETHTLYVVKQESSGDWCQREGIMTRQVSSNAPFELWLNSAAWISNINNIVSWRAVTRVELRNRSDTGKANTSPQTTILPAVRVPSNCQRDFSLLMFDPDGDKVKCRYGNSSLSECNPCTPPSVLSLSSSSCTLSFSPTSSSNEGSYVVQLVMEDFPRQTITLTQTNGTQTTITTNDAISKIPIQFALKVDPAVPSCTEGLFLPTFLPPTPANRAQLYNNVSQTLEINITAEALNSTISELLYSGPYSLISSTSGPGQFTLRWTSSESEGGQSLPICFVVQAVSGGTKYHSELRCVTVTVANRPIITTTTTVPATTTTNTPSTTLPTSTTPSEPSYVAVFQMKITSLVDLSKIDRDTFLTQIKNLLISKGLPQHMIVRLISSKPQIGPTAAPSTGTT